The Tenacibaculum jejuense genome includes a window with the following:
- a CDS encoding LytTR family DNA-binding domain-containing protein → MKSIFFKPFPVSSLTDQIQISLFIGLFVSFTLIVFQPFGTYEFKMNNKIIFLLGYGFISAISYATYYFLFMTYYRKWFYARWNIIKEIITVIPVIIITTIICVIYYNLFVTNYSIRIKDIGSFLILCFSVSFIPLSFFYYNKFLKSKLVIATSIENSKDFMITIDSNNKKEKSISINSKELVYIKSSGNYIEVSTRNNVSSFLIRNSLKYVETKLPKHQFLRVHRSYIVNIKMITSVTLKGSSYYIKILDSDSKIPISRAMVKTIRNII, encoded by the coding sequence ATGAAAAGCATCTTTTTTAAACCTTTTCCAGTTTCATCACTAACAGATCAAATACAAATAAGTCTTTTTATTGGGCTATTTGTATCTTTTACGCTTATTGTTTTTCAACCTTTTGGAACTTATGAATTCAAAATGAATAATAAAATCATTTTTCTTTTGGGATATGGTTTTATTAGTGCTATAAGCTATGCTACTTATTATTTTTTATTTATGACATACTATAGAAAATGGTTTTATGCCAGATGGAATATCATTAAAGAAATAATAACTGTGATTCCTGTAATTATTATCACAACCATTATTTGCGTGATATATTATAACTTATTCGTTACTAACTATAGTATAAGAATAAAAGATATTGGTAGTTTTTTAATACTTTGTTTTAGTGTAAGTTTTATTCCTTTATCTTTTTTCTACTACAATAAATTCTTAAAGAGTAAACTTGTCATTGCCACTTCTATAGAAAACTCTAAAGATTTTATGATCACTATTGATAGTAATAACAAGAAAGAGAAAAGTATTTCGATTAATTCAAAAGAACTTGTTTATATCAAATCTAGTGGTAATTACATTGAAGTTTCTACTAGAAATAATGTGAGTAGTTTTCTCATTAGAAATTCACTAAAATATGTCGAAACGAAGCTGCCTAAACATCAATTTTTAAGAGTTCATCGTTCTTACATCGTTAATATAAAAATGATTACTTCTGTTACACTTAAGGGATCTTCTTATTATATAAAAATCTTAGATTCAGATTCTAAAATTCCGATTTCACGTGCTATGGTTAAAACAATTAGAAACATCATATAA
- a CDS encoding CPBP family intramembrane glutamic endopeptidase, translated as MPLFLGVGLIHNFKNFFDSLGLKKPSITLFYFSLISTFPMLIGYYLTFDFNSEITITAIINGAIIAAFIEEIIFRGILFGQLFRFTKIGFLPTVIFSSLIFATGHLYQSNDLIILLGIFFTTLLGGILFSWVYVEWNFNLWSSIFLHLLMNLFWLLFSVSSNAFGNIYANIFRIVTIFLIIFLTILYKRKNKIPLKINKDTIWFKKTK; from the coding sequence ATGCCTTTATTTTTAGGTGTAGGATTAATTCATAATTTTAAAAACTTCTTTGATAGTTTAGGTTTAAAAAAACCTTCAATCACACTATTTTACTTTTCTTTAATTTCTACATTTCCAATGTTAATTGGATATTATCTAACTTTTGATTTTAATTCAGAGATCACAATAACAGCAATTATAAATGGAGCTATAATAGCTGCATTTATTGAAGAAATAATTTTTAGAGGAATATTATTTGGTCAGTTATTTAGGTTTACAAAAATTGGTTTTCTACCTACTGTTATTTTTAGCTCTTTAATTTTTGCAACAGGTCATTTATATCAAAGTAATGATTTAATAATACTATTGGGTATTTTCTTTACCACGTTATTAGGAGGTATACTTTTTTCTTGGGTGTACGTAGAGTGGAATTTTAATTTATGGAGTTCTATATTTTTACATCTACTTATGAATCTATTTTGGTTACTTTTTTCTGTATCCAGTAATGCTTTTGGAAATATATATGCCAATATATTTAGAATAGTTACCATATTTCTTATCATATTTTTGACAATACTTTATAAAAGAAAAAATAAAATCCCTCTAAAAATAAATAAAGACACTATTTGGTTTAAAAAAACTAAATAG
- a CDS encoding S9 family peptidase yields MKKTTSIIVLIFLTLSITAQNLKKPSFEEIISLNVVRNVVLSPNGKHVVFSKGATDWKENRFDSELWISKNGEEPFQLTNSKKSSSTAKWSPDGKWIAFVSDKGSGSQIYAIKVVGGEAIQVTNSKKGIYNFEWSPDGNKIAYLQSEDNSKENKKVKDKFGSFKVEDKEFNQSQIWITNFNPDLLMNNPLPNTLKDSVYKSNLEAKLLIGDKAFSITNFKWSPNGKKIAFTHQPNSLINSAFKADISIYDISSKKHKVLVDNKSYDGLIDWSPDSKSILYTSNLNNVTSNYYTNENVFSINIDGTNTKQLAKDFDENLSDFQWNKNGIYALTWLKTKRVIVHVNPNTGIHKVLPVKHSKIWSYSFSKDAKKVVYAGRNNDHLSEIYTTDSTFSNPVKLTKSSEQIKDWAVATSEVISWKSKDGEIIEGVLNKPMNYDPKKKYPLLVIIHGGPTGVSIPGPTASYVYPMVQWVNKGALILRPNYRGSAGYGERFRSLNVKNLGVGDAWDVMSGIKHLDKKGMIDTDKLGVMGWSQGGYISAFLTTNTKEFKAVSVGAGISNWMTYYVNTDIHPFTRQYLKATPWSDKEIYEKTSPMTTINKAVTPTLIQHGEFDNRVPIANANELYQGLKDKGVATRYIVYKGFGHAITKPKEQLAATWHNWQWFLKYIWNEEVELPKE; encoded by the coding sequence ATGAAGAAAACAACATCAATTATCGTATTGATTTTTTTGACATTGTCAATCACCGCACAAAATCTTAAAAAACCATCTTTTGAAGAGATTATTTCATTAAACGTAGTAAGAAATGTAGTACTATCACCAAATGGAAAACATGTAGTGTTTTCTAAAGGAGCTACAGATTGGAAAGAAAATCGATTTGATTCTGAATTATGGATTTCTAAAAATGGAGAAGAACCTTTTCAATTAACGAATAGTAAAAAAAGCAGTTCGACAGCGAAATGGTCACCTGATGGTAAGTGGATCGCTTTTGTTTCAGATAAAGGGTCTGGAAGCCAGATTTATGCTATTAAAGTTGTAGGTGGAGAAGCAATTCAAGTAACAAATTCAAAAAAGGGAATTTATAATTTTGAATGGTCTCCAGATGGAAATAAAATTGCGTATTTACAATCAGAAGATAATTCAAAGGAAAATAAGAAAGTTAAAGATAAGTTTGGAAGTTTTAAAGTTGAAGATAAAGAATTCAATCAAAGTCAAATCTGGATTACAAACTTCAATCCGGATCTTTTAATGAATAATCCTTTACCGAATACTTTGAAAGACTCAGTGTATAAAAGTAATTTAGAAGCTAAACTATTAATTGGAGATAAAGCATTTTCAATAACAAACTTTAAATGGTCTCCAAATGGTAAGAAAATAGCATTTACACATCAACCTAATTCTTTAATAAATTCAGCTTTTAAAGCAGATATTTCGATTTATGATATCAGTTCTAAAAAGCATAAAGTTTTAGTAGATAACAAAAGTTACGATGGATTAATAGATTGGTCTCCAGATAGTAAATCTATCTTATACACTTCTAATTTAAACAACGTTACATCAAATTATTATACTAATGAGAATGTATTTAGTATAAATATCGACGGAACAAATACGAAACAATTGGCAAAAGATTTTGATGAGAATTTATCTGATTTTCAATGGAATAAAAATGGAATTTATGCATTAACTTGGTTGAAGACCAAAAGAGTTATTGTTCATGTAAATCCAAATACAGGAATACATAAAGTTCTTCCTGTAAAACATAGTAAAATATGGAGTTATTCTTTTTCTAAAGATGCAAAAAAAGTTGTATATGCCGGACGTAACAATGATCACTTATCTGAAATTTATACAACAGATAGTACATTTTCTAACCCAGTTAAATTAACAAAATCGTCGGAACAAATAAAAGATTGGGCTGTTGCTACTAGTGAAGTAATTTCTTGGAAAAGTAAAGATGGAGAAATAATAGAAGGTGTTTTAAATAAACCTATGAATTACGATCCGAAGAAAAAATATCCATTATTGGTGATCATTCATGGTGGTCCAACTGGAGTTTCTATTCCTGGTCCAACAGCATCTTATGTATATCCAATGGTACAATGGGTAAACAAAGGAGCTTTAATTTTAAGACCAAATTATCGTGGTTCTGCTGGATATGGAGAACGTTTTAGATCTTTAAATGTTAAAAATTTAGGAGTTGGTGATGCTTGGGATGTAATGTCTGGAATTAAACACTTAGATAAAAAAGGAATGATTGATACTGATAAACTTGGTGTTATGGGATGGAGCCAAGGAGGTTATATTTCTGCTTTTTTAACTACAAACACAAAAGAGTTTAAAGCAGTTTCTGTAGGTGCTGGAATATCAAATTGGATGACATATTATGTGAATACAGATATTCATCCGTTTACTCGACAATATTTAAAAGCAACACCATGGTCAGATAAAGAAATCTATGAAAAAACTTCTCCTATGACTACGATTAACAAAGCAGTAACGCCAACTTTAATTCAGCATGGAGAGTTCGACAATAGAGTTCCAATAGCCAATGCAAATGAATTATATCAAGGCCTTAAAGATAAAGGAGTAGCGACTAGGTATATTGTTTATAAAGGTTTTGGTCATGCGATTACAAAACCAAAAGAACAATTAGCAGCAACTTGGCATAATTGGCAATGGTTTTTAAAATATATATGGAATGAAGAGGTAGAGTTGCCTAAAGAATAA
- a CDS encoding mechanosensitive ion channel family protein: MNKLLTYEFDLKSSTGITIYIFLVLLAAWLISRLIRYIILVVIKSKKSERFGRTSIQFLRNSVKFFIGIFALIFIVMTVPTLRSKATIIFSGAGIIAAIIGFAAQAALSNLIAGAFIVIFKPFRVGDYIKLDDTRVGIVEDITLRHTVINNFENKRLIIPNSVISTDSVLNHTIEDSHVLSFNNFKIGLRADIDLARRIIQEEAVKLPMVMETKSSTSIDVRVIDIHESFIHMRAYVWMNEPFQEFRGKCALKEAVHKRFIQEGVDLPIPINKVERIE, encoded by the coding sequence TTGAATAAACTACTTACATACGAATTTGATTTAAAAAGCTCTACAGGAATAACCATATATATATTTCTTGTTTTATTAGCTGCTTGGCTAATTTCTAGGTTAATTCGATACATAATTCTTGTAGTAATAAAGTCTAAAAAATCTGAGCGTTTTGGGAGAACAAGTATTCAGTTTTTACGTAATTCTGTAAAGTTTTTTATAGGAATATTTGCGTTAATTTTTATTGTAATGACTGTACCTACTTTACGTAGTAAGGCTACAATAATTTTTTCAGGAGCTGGTATTATCGCAGCAATTATCGGTTTCGCTGCACAGGCGGCATTATCTAACTTAATTGCAGGAGCTTTTATTGTGATTTTCAAACCCTTTAGAGTTGGAGATTATATAAAGTTAGATGACACTAGAGTAGGAATTGTTGAAGATATAACATTACGTCATACGGTAATCAATAATTTTGAGAATAAACGCTTAATCATACCTAACTCTGTAATTAGTACAGATTCCGTTTTAAATCATACTATAGAGGATTCTCATGTGTTAAGTTTTAATAATTTTAAAATTGGTTTGCGTGCTGATATAGATTTAGCCCGAAGAATTATACAAGAAGAAGCTGTTAAATTGCCAATGGTTATGGAGACAAAATCCAGTACAAGTATAGATGTTCGTGTTATTGATATTCATGAAAGTTTTATTCATATGAGAGCTTATGTCTGGATGAATGAACCTTTTCAAGAATTCAGAGGTAAATGTGCTTTAAAAGAAGCAGTACACAAACGTTTTATACAAGAAGGAGTAGATCTACCTATTCCTATCAATAAAGTAGAAAGAATCGAATAA
- a CDS encoding DUF2834 domain-containing protein, with amino-acid sequence MKLKYLYLFLAILGMCYTWYYNIQYFQTAIDPSFLNFFADAKVNFAGKSLSADLLVVVLTFFAFYIPDAIKLKIKYWWILIPLTFIIAVAFTFPLYLYIRTNTIEKKKLIE; translated from the coding sequence ATGAAACTAAAATATTTATATCTATTCTTGGCAATATTGGGTATGTGTTACACTTGGTATTACAATATCCAATATTTTCAAACAGCAATTGATCCATCATTTTTAAACTTTTTTGCAGATGCTAAAGTAAATTTTGCAGGAAAATCATTAAGTGCAGACTTATTGGTAGTAGTTTTAACTTTTTTCGCTTTTTATATACCAGACGCAATCAAATTAAAGATTAAATATTGGTGGATCTTAATTCCACTAACTTTTATCATTGCTGTAGCCTTCACATTTCCGCTGTATTTATATATACGAACAAATACTATTGAAAAGAAAAAGTTAATTGAATAA
- a CDS encoding DNA gyrase/topoisomerase IV subunit A, with amino-acid sequence MSEENNNYEHDEELTNENQVENTETITKVTGMYKDWFLDYASYVILERAVPSIEDGFKPVQRRIMHSMKDLDDGRYNKVANIVGHTMQYHPHGDASIADAMVQMGQKELLIDMQGNWGNILTGDRAAASRYIEARLSKFALDVVFNAKTTEWQQSYDGRKKEPVNLPVKFPLLLAQGAEGIAVGLSTKILPHNFNELIDASIKYLRGRNFTIVPDFLTGGIADVSNYNDGKRGGKVRVRAKISQLDKKTLVITEVPFGTTTSSLIDSVLKANDKGKIKIKKIEDNTAANVEILVHLPPNVSPDKTIDALYAFTNCENSISPLCCIIEDNKPIFIGVSDVLKRSTDFTVDLLKQELEIQLNELEEQWHFSSLERIFIENRIYRDIEEQETWEGVIEAIDLGLKPHTKHLKREVTVDDIVKLTEIRIKKISKFDIDKAKQFIESLEEKIAEVKEYLDNLIEFAIDYFKELKDKYGKGKERKTEIRIFDDIVATKVVMRNAKLYVNREEGFIGTSLKKDEFVADCADIDDIIVFREDGVMQVTKVDSKTFVGKGIIHVAVFKKKDKRTVYNLIYKDGTRGPSYMKRFNVTSITRDREYDLTNGNKGSKVLYFSANPNGEAEVVTVLLRAVGSIKKLKWDLDFADLAIKGRSVRGNLVTKHSVKKVEFKEAGVSTLKPRKIWFDDTVRRLNVDERGELLGEFKAEDKILIVKQSGKAKAVTPDLAMHFDNDMIVLEKWKPNKPISAIYYDGHKERYYVKRFLLESTDKEEIFITDHEKSQLQIVATDYRPMVEVIFSKRALPSMKVNFEEFISVKGIKAIGNQLTAAKIRTIKTLESLPYEEPEEEKVENIEVNEEELVEDTNIIEADESLDKKEKARKALEAAIKKKKEGDDESQTALF; translated from the coding sequence ATGAGCGAAGAAAACAATAATTACGAACACGACGAAGAATTAACAAACGAAAACCAAGTTGAAAATACAGAGACCATAACTAAGGTTACAGGAATGTATAAAGATTGGTTTTTAGATTATGCTTCGTATGTAATCTTAGAACGTGCTGTTCCGTCTATTGAAGATGGATTTAAACCTGTACAGCGTCGTATCATGCATTCTATGAAAGATTTAGATGATGGACGTTATAATAAAGTAGCAAATATTGTTGGTCATACCATGCAGTATCACCCACACGGTGATGCTTCTATTGCAGATGCCATGGTACAAATGGGACAAAAAGAGTTGCTTATAGATATGCAAGGAAACTGGGGTAATATCTTAACAGGAGATAGAGCTGCGGCTTCACGTTACATCGAAGCACGTTTATCTAAATTCGCTTTAGATGTTGTTTTCAATGCTAAAACTACTGAATGGCAACAATCTTATGATGGTAGAAAAAAAGAACCTGTAAATCTTCCTGTAAAATTTCCTCTATTATTAGCACAAGGAGCAGAAGGTATTGCAGTAGGTTTATCTACTAAAATTTTACCACATAACTTCAATGAGTTAATTGATGCTTCTATCAAATATCTTAGAGGAAGAAACTTTACTATAGTTCCAGATTTTTTAACTGGAGGAATTGCAGATGTTTCCAATTATAATGATGGTAAACGAGGAGGGAAAGTTCGTGTAAGAGCAAAAATTTCTCAGTTAGATAAAAAAACATTAGTAATTACAGAAGTTCCTTTCGGAACAACTACTTCTTCGCTTATTGATAGTGTTTTAAAAGCAAATGATAAGGGTAAAATCAAGATCAAGAAGATTGAAGATAATACAGCTGCTAATGTAGAAATATTGGTACATCTACCACCAAACGTATCTCCAGATAAAACTATAGATGCATTGTATGCTTTCACAAATTGTGAGAATTCAATTTCTCCATTGTGTTGTATTATTGAAGATAACAAACCTATTTTTATTGGTGTTTCTGATGTTTTAAAACGTTCTACAGATTTCACTGTTGATTTATTAAAACAAGAATTAGAAATTCAATTAAATGAATTAGAAGAGCAATGGCATTTTTCTTCATTAGAACGAATTTTTATTGAAAATAGAATTTACCGTGATATTGAGGAACAAGAAACTTGGGAAGGTGTAATTGAAGCAATTGATTTAGGTTTAAAACCTCATACTAAGCATTTAAAACGTGAAGTTACTGTAGATGATATTGTAAAGCTTACTGAAATTCGAATTAAGAAAATTTCTAAGTTCGATATTGATAAAGCGAAACAGTTTATAGAAAGTTTAGAAGAGAAAATAGCAGAGGTAAAAGAATATTTAGATAATCTTATCGAATTTGCTATTGATTACTTCAAAGAACTAAAAGACAAATACGGAAAAGGAAAAGAGCGTAAAACTGAAATTAGAATTTTCGATGATATTGTAGCTACAAAAGTGGTAATGCGTAATGCAAAGCTTTATGTGAATAGAGAAGAAGGTTTCATTGGAACGTCGTTAAAGAAAGACGAATTTGTTGCAGATTGTGCAGATATCGACGATATTATTGTTTTCCGAGAAGATGGTGTCATGCAAGTTACCAAAGTAGATTCTAAAACGTTTGTTGGTAAAGGAATTATCCACGTAGCAGTTTTCAAGAAGAAAGATAAGCGTACGGTTTATAACCTGATTTATAAAGATGGTACACGCGGACCAAGTTATATGAAACGTTTTAATGTAACTTCTATAACTAGAGACCGTGAATACGATTTAACAAACGGAAATAAAGGTTCCAAAGTATTGTATTTCTCAGCAAATCCAAACGGAGAAGCAGAAGTTGTTACTGTTTTGTTACGAGCTGTTGGAAGTATTAAAAAATTGAAATGGGATTTAGATTTTGCTGATTTAGCCATTAAAGGAAGAAGTGTTAGAGGTAATTTAGTTACTAAGCATAGCGTTAAAAAAGTAGAGTTTAAAGAGGCTGGTGTATCAACATTAAAACCACGTAAGATTTGGTTTGATGATACTGTGAGACGTTTAAATGTTGATGAAAGAGGAGAATTATTAGGAGAGTTTAAAGCTGAAGATAAAATCTTAATTGTAAAGCAATCGGGTAAAGCTAAAGCTGTAACACCAGACTTAGCAATGCATTTCGATAATGACATGATTGTCTTAGAAAAATGGAAACCGAATAAGCCAATTTCTGCTATTTATTATGACGGACACAAAGAGCGTTATTATGTGAAGCGTTTCTTGTTAGAAAGCACGGATAAAGAAGAAATATTTATTACAGATCACGAAAAGTCGCAATTACAAATAGTTGCTACAGATTACCGTCCAATGGTAGAGGTGATTTTCTCTAAGAGAGCTTTACCAAGTATGAAAGTAAATTTCGAAGAATTTATTTCTGTAAAAGGTATAAAAGCAATTGGAAATCAGCTGACAGCAGCAAAGATCAGAACTATAAAAACTCTAGAATCATTACCTTACGAAGAGCCTGAAGAAGAAAAGGTTGAAAATATAGAGGTGAATGAAGAGGAGTTAGTTGAAGATACTAATATCATAGAAGCAGATGAATCTTTAGATAAAAAAGAAAAAGCTCGTAAAGCATTAGAAGCTGCTATTAAAAAGAAGAAAGAAGGCGATGATGAAAGTCAAACAGCATTATTTTAA
- a CDS encoding DNA topoisomerase IV subunit B: MAQETKYTEDNIRSLDWKEHIRMRPGMYIGKLGDGSSPDDGIYILVKEVLDNSIDEFVMGTGKTIEVSIQGNKVIVRDYGRGIPLGKVVDVVSKMNTGGKYDSRAFKKSVGLNGVGTKAVNALSTYFRVESTRDGKSASAEFEKGNLTNQDLLEETTRRRGTKVTFIADDAIFKNYKYRPEYVIRLLKNYVYLNPGLTIVFNGEKYYSENGLKDLLEDNNNVEDMLYPIIHLKGDDIEIAMTHSKTQYSEEYHSFVNGQNTTQGGTHQAAFREAVVKTIREFYGKNFDASDVRKSIIGAISIKVMEPVFESQTKTKLGSTEMGGGLPTVRTYINDFVKTKLDNYLHKNTVIAETLQKKILQAEKERKELSGIRKLARDRAKKANLHNKKLRDCRIHFGDTKKEDYLNTTLFITEGDSASGSITKSRNVNTQAVFSLKGKPLNSYGLTKKIVYENEEFNLLQAALNIEDGLEGLRYNNIVIATDADVDGMHIRLLLITFFLQFFPEVIKEGHLYILETPLFRVRNKKETHYCYSETEKQAAIAKLRGKPEITRFKGLGEISPNEFVHFIGDDIRLDPVMLDKEMSIDQMLQFYMGKNTPDRQKFIIENLKVEQDLIEES, encoded by the coding sequence ATGGCGCAAGAAACTAAATATACCGAAGATAATATACGATCACTCGACTGGAAAGAGCATATCCGTATGCGTCCAGGTATGTATATTGGTAAATTAGGAGATGGTTCTTCTCCTGATGATGGAATATACATTTTAGTAAAAGAGGTACTCGATAACTCTATTGATGAGTTTGTTATGGGTACAGGAAAAACAATCGAAGTATCTATCCAAGGTAATAAAGTTATTGTTCGAGATTATGGTCGTGGTATTCCTTTAGGAAAAGTTGTCGATGTAGTTTCTAAGATGAATACTGGAGGAAAATACGACAGTAGAGCCTTTAAAAAATCTGTAGGATTAAACGGAGTTGGTACCAAAGCTGTAAATGCATTATCAACATATTTCCGTGTAGAAAGTACACGTGATGGAAAATCTGCTTCGGCTGAATTTGAAAAAGGAAATCTTACCAATCAAGATCTTTTAGAGGAAACAACCAGAAGAAGAGGAACAAAGGTTACTTTTATTGCAGATGATGCCATATTTAAAAATTATAAATATCGTCCAGAATATGTAATTCGTTTATTAAAGAATTATGTCTATCTGAATCCAGGATTGACCATAGTTTTTAACGGAGAAAAATATTATTCTGAAAACGGATTAAAAGACCTTTTAGAAGATAATAACAATGTTGAGGACATGCTATATCCGATAATCCATTTGAAAGGAGATGATATAGAAATTGCTATGACACATAGCAAAACTCAATATTCAGAAGAATATCATTCGTTTGTAAACGGACAAAATACAACACAAGGTGGTACGCATCAAGCTGCATTTAGAGAGGCTGTAGTAAAAACGATTCGTGAGTTCTATGGAAAAAACTTTGATGCTTCAGATGTGCGAAAGTCTATCATTGGGGCAATTTCCATAAAAGTAATGGAGCCTGTTTTCGAAAGTCAGACGAAAACCAAATTAGGTTCAACTGAAATGGGAGGCGGATTACCAACGGTAAGAACTTACATCAACGATTTTGTAAAAACTAAACTGGATAATTACTTACACAAGAATACTGTAATTGCTGAAACACTTCAAAAGAAGATTTTACAAGCAGAAAAAGAGCGTAAAGAACTATCTGGAATCAGAAAGTTAGCAAGAGATCGAGCTAAGAAAGCAAATCTTCACAATAAAAAATTAAGAGACTGTAGAATTCATTTCGGAGATACAAAAAAAGAAGACTATTTAAATACCACGTTATTTATTACCGAGGGAGATTCTGCATCAGGTTCTATCACAAAATCAAGAAATGTAAATACTCAAGCAGTTTTCAGTTTAAAAGGAAAGCCTTTAAACTCATATGGTTTAACAAAGAAAATCGTGTATGAAAACGAGGAATTTAATTTACTTCAAGCTGCTTTAAATATTGAAGATGGACTAGAAGGCTTACGTTACAACAACATCGTAATCGCAACTGATGCCGATGTTGATGGAATGCACATTAGACTGTTATTAATTACATTCTTTTTACAATTCTTCCCAGAAGTAATAAAAGAAGGACATTTATATATTTTAGAAACACCACTTTTTAGAGTTCGAAATAAAAAAGAAACACATTATTGTTATTCTGAAACAGAAAAACAAGCCGCTATAGCCAAACTAAGAGGTAAACCAGAAATTACACGATTTAAAGGATTAGGTGAAATTTCACCAAACGAATTTGTACATTTTATTGGAGACGATATTCGTTTAGATCCTGTAATGTTAGATAAAGAAATGTCTATCGATCAAATGTTACAATTCTACATGGGAAAAAACACACCAGATCGTCAAAAATTTATTATTGAGAATCTAAAAGTAGAGCAAGATTTAATAGAAGAAAGTTAA
- a CDS encoding DUF4407 domain-containing protein, with translation MSKKYTAALLIIMIMWLLIGFLFSREYLRLPALGSVITGIILMIIIVQIERQIILGAKNKKAATFRIILALVMSLLGSVIVDQIIFKEDIIKEKLMSVNNEVSKVLPQKINEINLQEKDLDSTIANKQHEREMLINEVTRKPTIRLPKYESQRIPSKTIDGRDTVLVKKIYTTESVLNPKAKLIEDIDKQISNLREEKSALTQRKIDIREKTEEELLHSKGFLDELKVMFKILVSSPISLVVWGLWLLFFLIIELFVLISKLADQENDYERIIKHQRDVRIAAIDKLNGF, from the coding sequence ATCAGTAAAAAATATACAGCAGCATTATTAATTATTATGATTATGTGGTTGTTAATAGGCTTTTTATTTTCTAGAGAATATTTAAGATTGCCTGCACTAGGTTCTGTAATTACAGGAATTATTCTAATGATTATTATTGTTCAGATAGAAAGACAAATTATTCTTGGAGCTAAGAATAAAAAAGCAGCAACATTCAGAATTATTTTAGCTTTAGTAATGTCTTTATTAGGTTCGGTAATAGTAGATCAAATTATTTTCAAAGAGGATATTATAAAAGAAAAACTAATGAGTGTTAATAATGAAGTTAGTAAAGTTTTACCTCAGAAGATAAACGAAATCAATTTACAAGAAAAAGATTTAGATTCTACTATAGCTAACAAACAGCATGAAAGAGAAATGCTCATAAACGAAGTTACTAGGAAACCAACTATTCGTTTACCAAAATATGAAAGTCAAAGAATCCCTAGCAAAACAATAGATGGTAGAGATACGGTTTTAGTAAAAAAGATTTATACGACAGAATCAGTATTAAATCCTAAAGCTAAATTAATTGAAGATATAGATAAACAGATCTCAAACTTGCGAGAAGAAAAATCAGCACTGACCCAGAGAAAAATAGACATTAGAGAAAAAACAGAAGAAGAATTATTACATAGTAAAGGTTTTTTAGATGAATTAAAAGTAATGTTTAAAATATTAGTTTCTTCACCTATTTCATTAGTTGTTTGGGGACTTTGGTTATTATTTTTTCTAATTATTGAGTTGTTTGTTCTAATTTCAAAATTAGCCGATCAAGAAAACGATTATGAAAGAATCATAAAACATCAAAGAGACGTTAGAATAGCAGCAATTGATAAATTAAATGGTTTTTAG
- a CDS encoding HNH endonuclease — MSSLRQKQLVKKAHGTYGVLLFTLEWKEKRKEILKRDKHVCRVCSSTEKLQIHHRQYHYSLTLRKFKKPWEYPNKLMITLCEKCHQSGHNKFKVPIKYI, encoded by the coding sequence ATGAGCAGTTTGAGACAGAAACAATTAGTTAAAAAAGCTCATGGTACTTATGGAGTTTTATTATTTACTCTAGAATGGAAAGAGAAAAGAAAAGAAATCTTAAAGAGAGATAAACATGTTTGTAGAGTTTGTTCTTCAACAGAGAAATTACAAATTCATCATAGGCAGTATCACTATTCGTTAACACTACGAAAGTTTAAAAAGCCATGGGAATATCCAAACAAGCTCATGATCACGCTTTGTGAAAAATGCCATCAATCTGGTCATAATAAATTTAAAGTCCCAATAAAATATATTTAA